A region from the Melioribacteraceae bacterium 4301-Me genome encodes:
- the nrfD gene encoding NrfD/PsrC family molybdoenzyme membrane anchor subunit, with translation MFELSTTRNNPLIDPALHAWGWEIPIYLFLGGLVAGMMIISGYFIFSGRQKNPDCACNFLPFFSIFFLTIGMLSLFFDLENKINVWRLYTTFQLTSPMSYGAWILILVYPALVLNIFIRPPQLLINKIPKLKIISDKLYERSYLIKWIGVLNMIWGFLLGAYTGVLLSTMSARPLWNSSLLWMLFIVSGLSSAAAFVHMIARDRYERELLAKADNGFLTTEIFVIALLLIGLLTSSQSGINAAKLLLTGPFASTFWVLVVGIGILIPLPLQLLAVNHKVKHTPIPPLMVIMGGLILRFVIVYAGQYSNWLNIHF, from the coding sequence ATGTTTGAACTATCAACAACAAGGAACAATCCACTAATTGATCCTGCATTGCATGCTTGGGGCTGGGAAATTCCAATTTACCTTTTCTTAGGTGGCTTGGTTGCAGGTATGATGATAATTTCAGGTTATTTTATTTTTAGCGGCAGACAAAAAAATCCAGATTGCGCTTGTAATTTTTTACCTTTCTTTAGCATTTTTTTCTTGACCATCGGTATGCTCTCTTTGTTCTTCGACCTTGAAAATAAAATTAATGTTTGGAGACTTTATACAACTTTTCAACTTACATCGCCCATGTCTTACGGCGCATGGATACTTATCTTAGTTTATCCAGCATTAGTATTAAATATTTTCATAAGGCCTCCTCAGTTGTTAATTAACAAAATTCCAAAGCTTAAGATTATCTCCGATAAATTGTACGAAAGAAGCTATCTTATTAAGTGGATAGGCGTTTTAAATATGATTTGGGGTTTTCTGCTTGGCGCATATACTGGTGTATTATTAAGCACAATGAGCGCAAGACCACTTTGGAACTCATCTTTACTTTGGATGCTTTTTATTGTTTCAGGTTTGTCTTCTGCGGCTGCTTTTGTTCATATGATTGCAAGAGACCGATACGAAAGAGAATTGTTGGCCAAAGCGGATAACGGATTTTTAACAACTGAAATTTTTGTAATTGCTCTCTTGTTAATTGGATTGCTTACCTCTTCACAATCGGGTATAAATGCTGCTAAGCTTTTACTAACCGGACCATTTGCCTCTACGTTTTGGGTACTTGTTGTTGGTATTGGTATCCTTATTCCTTTACCTCTTCAACTATTAGCAGTAAATCATAAAGTTAAGCATACACCTATTCCTCCATTAATGGTTATTATGGGGGGACTAATATTAAGATTTGTTATTGTTTATGCGGGACAATACAGTAATTGGTTGAATATTCATTTTTAA
- a CDS encoding YeeE/YedE thiosulfate transporter family protein yields the protein MRTISALFPKKIKVEELTAIEAKPYSNPYLVGFGLGLVLLATFVIMGRGLGASGAMSSIVAVTVDKLSPEYASQNSFFKNYLGDGTTNPLKDWLVFEVLGVFVGGFISALLAGRIKRTVEKGPHISTSLRLVFAFVGGSFMGFGAMLARGCTSGQALTGGALLNLGSWVFMLMVFAGAYAMAYFIRRQWL from the coding sequence ATGAGAACAATCTCAGCATTATTTCCTAAAAAAATTAAGGTGGAAGAATTAACTGCTATTGAAGCTAAACCTTATTCAAATCCATACTTAGTTGGATTTGGACTTGGTTTAGTATTATTAGCTACATTTGTAATTATGGGCAGAGGATTGGGAGCTTCGGGTGCAATGTCAAGCATTGTCGCTGTTACAGTAGATAAATTATCCCCAGAATATGCTTCCCAAAATTCATTTTTTAAGAATTATTTAGGGGATGGAACCACAAATCCACTTAAAGACTGGCTGGTATTTGAAGTACTTGGTGTTTTTGTGGGCGGGTTTATTTCAGCATTACTTGCCGGTAGAATTAAAAGAACTGTGGAAAAAGGACCCCACATATCAACTTCGCTTCGACTTGTTTTTGCTTTTGTAGGCGGGTCATTTATGGGCTTTGGTGCTATGCTTGCACGTGGCTGTACAAGTGGACAGGCACTTACAGGCGGTGCTTTGCTTAATTTGGGAAGTTGGGTTTTTATGTTAATGGTTTTTGCCGGAGCTTATGCAATGGCTTATTTTATAAGGAGGCAATGGTTATGA
- a CDS encoding YeeE/YedE thiosulfate transporter family protein, which translates to MNAPFFKFGFFGNEVSLILAFVIGIAFGFALERGGFGNARILAAQFYFTDMRVLKVMFTAIVTAMLGVYYLTWIGWLDLSLVYISDTYMLPQALGGFILGVGFVIGGYCPGTSVVSFASGRLDGLIFILGVMFGIFVFGVVFPLINSFYYSTYMGKVTLQEWSDTSYGFMVFLVVVMALAAFVVAEKVEKKMSEKLKVSK; encoded by the coding sequence ATGAATGCACCTTTTTTTAAATTCGGTTTTTTTGGTAACGAGGTTAGTTTAATTCTTGCATTTGTGATTGGTATTGCTTTTGGATTTGCACTTGAAAGAGGAGGATTTGGTAACGCAAGAATTTTGGCCGCTCAATTTTATTTTACTGATATGCGCGTTCTTAAAGTGATGTTTACTGCAATCGTTACTGCGATGCTTGGCGTTTATTATTTAACATGGATTGGCTGGCTTGACTTGTCTTTAGTCTACATTAGCGATACTTATATGCTACCTCAAGCTTTGGGTGGCTTTATTCTCGGTGTGGGTTTTGTAATTGGAGGGTATTGCCCCGGTACCTCAGTGGTTTCTTTTGCTTCAGGTAGATTAGATGGACTGATTTTTATTTTAGGCGTTATGTTTGGAATCTTTGTCTTTGGCGTAGTATTTCCTTTAATAAACTCTTTTTACTATTCGACTTATATGGGCAAGGTTACTTTACAAGAATGGTCTGATACATCGTATGGGTTTATGGTGTTTTTAGTTGTAGTAATGGCTTTGGCTGCTTTTGTTGTGGCAGAAAAAGTAGAAAAGAAAATGTCTGAAAAATTAAAGGTCTCAAAATGA
- a CDS encoding rhodanese-like domain-containing protein — translation MNKIFSKLDASKKLALIALLLGIAALFIGNPKNSTSIRVNVKELAQSTLNDKELISVNDLAEWIIKGNSDFVLVDLRDSKSYSEYNIPTSINIRLNELLNSNLLRNQKIILYGNDDITAAQAWFILRSDGYKNVYILNGGLEAWKNKILFPVLAQNANTEEKAEFEKIKEISKFFGGTPKIGLTEKNNMPEIEMPVPKMPAMINLQPKKKKREGC, via the coding sequence ATGAATAAAATATTCTCAAAGCTTGATGCATCTAAAAAATTAGCTTTAATTGCCTTACTGCTTGGTATTGCTGCTTTATTTATAGGTAACCCCAAAAATTCAACGAGCATAAGGGTTAATGTCAAAGAATTGGCTCAGTCAACATTGAACGATAAAGAACTAATTTCTGTGAATGATTTAGCTGAATGGATAATTAAAGGCAATTCTGATTTTGTATTAGTTGACTTACGCGACAGTAAAAGTTATAGTGAGTACAATATTCCTACTTCAATCAATATTCGTTTGAATGAGCTACTAAATTCTAACCTTTTACGAAATCAAAAGATAATTTTATATGGAAATGATGACATTACTGCAGCGCAAGCGTGGTTTATTTTAAGAAGCGATGGTTATAAAAACGTCTATATTTTAAATGGCGGATTAGAAGCTTGGAAAAATAAAATCTTGTTTCCAGTATTAGCACAAAACGCAAATACAGAGGAAAAAGCAGAATTTGAAAAAATAAAAGAAATAAGCAAATTCTTTGGCGGAACTCCTAAAATTGGTTTGACAGAAAAAAACAATATGCCTGAAATTGAAATGCCTGTACCTAAAATGCCTGCTATGATAAATTTGCAACCGAAGAAAAAGAAAAGAGAAGGATGTTGA
- a CDS encoding nucleoside-triphosphatase has translation MSKINNIYIYTGKIGTGKTTRLLQWASAQKNIDGILQPLIEGKRYIYHLSTKTLKPLETNETSNSYKIGKYFFNKDTFDWAKIILNQNIRKNLNWLIIDEVGPLELNGNGLEPLISELIYNKKIFVGKIVLVIRESILEKAIKHYKLADKYKFFNEII, from the coding sequence ATGAGTAAGATAAATAACATATATATTTATACAGGTAAAATTGGCACAGGTAAAACGACACGTTTGCTGCAATGGGCTTCAGCTCAAAAAAATATTGATGGAATATTACAACCTCTTATTGAAGGAAAACGATACATTTACCATCTTTCCACCAAAACCTTGAAACCATTAGAAACTAATGAAACATCAAATTCATATAAAATCGGAAAGTATTTTTTTAACAAAGATACGTTTGATTGGGCAAAAATTATATTAAATCAAAACATAAGGAAAAATTTAAATTGGTTAATTATCGATGAAGTTGGGCCATTAGAATTGAACGGGAACGGACTTGAACCGCTAATTAGTGAATTAATCTATAATAAAAAAATTTTTGTCGGAAAAATTGTTTTAGTAATACGTGAAAGTATTTTGGAGAAAGCCATAAAGCATTATAAGCTCGCAGACAAGTATAAATTTTTCAATGAAATAATATAA
- a CDS encoding MarR family winged helix-turn-helix transcriptional regulator: MNSINEEELLSQAEKMAELTCEISKKCADKEKHFANLINLTPAEFKCLRLFTFKNEMPVKEIASNLQITQGRVTHIITSLESKELIKRRVNDADKRNVIVYLTEKSRPFLASVDKKYIQLHKEILQQIEPGKRNVVLETLSIVISALDSWLQKEQSLENLTL; encoded by the coding sequence ATGAATTCAATTAACGAAGAAGAGCTTTTATCACAAGCTGAAAAAATGGCTGAACTAACTTGTGAGATTTCAAAAAAGTGTGCTGACAAAGAAAAACATTTTGCCAACTTAATTAACTTAACGCCAGCAGAATTTAAATGCTTACGTTTGTTCACTTTCAAGAATGAAATGCCAGTAAAAGAAATAGCATCTAATTTGCAAATTACTCAAGGAAGGGTAACCCATATTATTACTTCGTTAGAATCAAAAGAGTTGATTAAAAGAAGAGTAAACGATGCCGATAAAAGAAATGTGATTGTATATTTGACCGAGAAAAGCAGACCCTTTTTAGCTTCCGTTGACAAAAAGTATATACAGCTTCACAAAGAAATTCTACAACAAATTGAACCTGGAAAACGTAATGTAGTTTTAGAAACGCTTAGCATTGTAATCTCTGCATTGGATTCTTGGCTGCAAAAAGAACAATCATTAGAAAATTTAACATTGTAG
- the galE gene encoding UDP-glucose 4-epimerase GalE produces the protein MKILVTGGAGYIGSHFVKFMNNGDNEITVIDNLSRGYKQAIPKNVKFFHIGIEEYDKLISILQNNNFDVVVHFAAYAYVGESVEKPDIYYENNVIGSYKLIKAAAVSGIKKFVFSSTCSVYGNPVNIPISEEQYPIPINPYAKSKLIIESMLKDFESSHGMNYISLRYFNAAGCDFEGSIGESHNPEPHLIPNVLLASLGKKKLYIYGNDYPTPDGTCIRDYVHVVDLSEAHYKAIKLLNKENKSYIINLGSGRGYSNLEILRVSEEIAKTRIPFTFSERRKGDPAILIADIKKAAELLNWKPKYNLYDIITTAYLWLKNPKY, from the coding sequence ATGAAAATATTAGTTACAGGTGGTGCGGGCTATATTGGATCTCACTTTGTAAAATTTATGAATAATGGCGATAATGAGATTACGGTAATTGATAATCTCTCGCGTGGTTATAAACAAGCAATACCTAAAAATGTAAAGTTTTTTCATATAGGCATAGAAGAGTACGATAAATTAATCTCAATTTTGCAAAACAATAATTTTGATGTTGTTGTTCATTTTGCTGCTTATGCTTACGTGGGGGAATCAGTTGAAAAGCCCGATATTTACTATGAGAACAATGTTATAGGCAGTTACAAATTGATTAAAGCTGCAGCAGTTTCGGGAATAAAAAAATTTGTTTTTTCATCGACTTGCTCAGTCTACGGTAATCCTGTAAATATTCCTATTTCGGAAGAGCAATATCCAATCCCAATCAATCCTTATGCTAAAAGCAAATTAATCATTGAAAGCATGCTTAAAGATTTTGAGAGCAGTCATGGGATGAATTATATTAGCTTGAGGTATTTTAATGCTGCCGGATGTGATTTTGAAGGTTCTATTGGCGAGAGCCATAACCCTGAACCACATTTAATACCAAATGTTCTTTTGGCATCATTAGGCAAGAAAAAGTTGTACATTTATGGTAACGATTATCCAACACCTGACGGTACATGTATTCGCGATTATGTTCATGTGGTTGATTTATCCGAAGCACATTATAAAGCAATAAAGCTGCTTAATAAAGAAAATAAATCATACATTATTAATTTAGGAAGTGGAAGAGGATATTCTAATTTAGAAATTTTACGGGTATCTGAAGAAATTGCTAAAACAAGAATTCCTTTCACTTTTTCTGAACGAAGAAAAGGCGATCCAGCAATTTTAATTGCAGATATTAAAAAAGCTGCCGAATTATTAAATTGGAAACCCAAATATAATTTGTATGATATCATTACTACTGCTTATTTATGGCTGAAAAATCCGAAATACTAA
- the rfbC gene encoding dTDP-4-dehydrorhamnose 3,5-epimerase — translation MNIEKVFIKDLLIIKPDVYYDSRGFFFESYNKSRFENIGLNYNFVQDNISKSKKGTIRGLHYQVGESAQDKLCFVLLGKVLDVAVDIRFGSPTFGKYFSIELSEENKLQFLIPKGFAHGFSVLSEEAVFCYKCSSFYNKNSERIIRFDDPNLSIDWKVDKPIVSDKDLNGKLFSEIDKDFTY, via the coding sequence ATGAACATTGAAAAAGTCTTTATAAAAGATTTGCTGATTATAAAACCTGATGTTTACTACGATTCAAGAGGATTTTTTTTTGAGTCTTATAATAAAAGTAGATTCGAAAATATAGGATTGAATTATAATTTTGTGCAAGATAATATCTCAAAGTCAAAAAAAGGGACAATTAGAGGATTGCACTATCAAGTTGGAGAAAGTGCACAAGATAAGTTATGCTTTGTGCTACTTGGAAAGGTTCTTGATGTCGCCGTAGATATTAGATTTGGTTCACCAACTTTCGGTAAATATTTTTCTATAGAACTTTCTGAAGAAAATAAACTGCAATTTTTAATTCCTAAAGGCTTTGCGCATGGTTTTTCTGTCTTATCTGAAGAGGCTGTTTTTTGTTATAAATGCTCTTCGTTCTATAATAAGAATAGCGAAAGAATTATAAGGTTCGATGACCCTAATCTTTCTATCGATTGGAAAGTTGATAAGCCAATTGTTTCGGATAAGGACTTAAATGGTAAGTTATTTTCGGAAATAGACAAAGATTTTACATATTAG
- a CDS encoding UDP-glucose/GDP-mannose dehydrogenase family protein, with translation MNLSIIGTGYVGLVTGTCFAEMGNYVICVDNNVTKLRKLKKGIVPIYEPGLDILFTRNLEKKRLTFTDDLQFAVLNSEIIFLCLPTPQSEDGSADLKHVREVTEKIGTILKKKGNKSLKIIVNKSTVPVGTSKELIKILQEKGLKNFDVVSNPEFLREGFAVEDFMKPDRIVLGAKSKEALEKMKLLYEPFVRQGNPILEMDHESAEVTKYAANSYLAMRITFMNELANFCEKVGANVDLVRKGLGSDTRIGKRFLFPGIGYGGSCFPKDVNALINTSKQYGSEMTILTQVSKVNERQKLILIEKLKAHFNNDIHNKKIAVWGLAFKPNTDDMREAASISVIKELLRNKITVAAYDPAAMENAKYYFNDSIEYSDEPYGALKNADALMILTEWNEFRNPDFEKIKSELKHKIIFDGRNIFDPDKMEELGFTYYSIGRRAVIQKKS, from the coding sequence ATGAATCTTTCAATTATTGGTACAGGGTATGTTGGATTGGTAACTGGGACTTGTTTTGCTGAAATGGGAAATTATGTTATTTGTGTTGATAATAATGTTACAAAATTAAGAAAATTAAAAAAAGGCATTGTACCTATTTATGAACCCGGTCTGGATATTCTATTCACAAGAAATTTAGAAAAGAAAAGATTGACTTTTACAGACGACCTTCAATTTGCAGTTTTAAATTCAGAGATAATTTTTCTTTGTTTACCCACCCCGCAAAGTGAAGATGGTTCAGCCGATTTAAAACATGTGCGCGAGGTTACTGAAAAAATTGGAACGATATTGAAAAAGAAAGGGAATAAAAGCCTGAAAATAATCGTCAATAAAAGTACAGTCCCTGTAGGCACATCTAAAGAATTGATTAAAATTTTGCAGGAAAAAGGTCTAAAAAATTTCGATGTTGTTTCCAACCCGGAATTTTTACGTGAAGGATTTGCCGTTGAAGATTTTATGAAACCAGACAGAATAGTATTAGGAGCCAAGAGTAAAGAAGCATTAGAAAAAATGAAATTATTATACGAGCCTTTTGTAAGACAAGGAAATCCAATCTTGGAAATGGATCATGAAAGCGCTGAAGTTACAAAATACGCTGCAAATTCTTACCTTGCAATGAGAATTACCTTTATGAATGAACTGGCAAATTTTTGCGAGAAAGTTGGAGCTAATGTAGACCTTGTTAGAAAAGGATTGGGATCGGATACAAGAATTGGAAAAAGATTTTTATTCCCTGGAATTGGTTATGGTGGTTCTTGCTTCCCAAAAGATGTAAATGCTTTGATTAATACTTCAAAGCAGTACGGCTCAGAAATGACAATCTTAACCCAAGTAAGTAAAGTAAACGAAAGGCAAAAACTAATATTAATAGAAAAGCTAAAAGCTCACTTTAATAATGATATTCATAATAAGAAAATTGCTGTATGGGGTTTGGCTTTTAAACCAAATACTGATGACATGAGGGAGGCAGCATCTATCTCTGTTATTAAAGAACTGTTAAGAAATAAAATTACTGTTGCAGCATACGACCCCGCAGCTATGGAAAATGCAAAATACTATTTTAACGATTCAATAGAATATTCAGATGAACCCTATGGCGCACTTAAAAATGCAGATGCATTGATGATTTTAACAGAATGGAATGAGTTTCGTAATCCAGACTTTGAAAAAATTAAAAGCGAACTCAAACATAAAATTATATTTGATGGAAGAAATATTTTTGACCCAGATAAAATGGAGGAGCTTGGGTTCACTTACTACAGCATTGGAAGAAGAGCTGTTATCCAGAAAAAATCATAG
- the bshA gene encoding N-acetyl-alpha-D-glucosaminyl L-malate synthase BshA, whose product MKIGITCYPTYGGSGVVATELGIALASEGHQVHFISYALPRRLNKYIENIYFHEVEVSNYPLFEHSLYGLALTSKILEVAQYESLDILHVHYAIPHAVSAYLAKQVKKKMGGDFKFITTLHGTDITLVGLEPSFMPLVKFSIEESDGVTAVSRFLKEKTLTNYNINKEIEVIHNFVDTNIYKPNENKSFRKHIGCNGEKILVHTSNFRQVKRVPDAIRILQKVKKEIPSKLVLIGDGPDRSECERLTRELDLQKDVIFLGKQDGLADILNACDIFIMPSQSESFGLSALEAMACGLPVVSTSVGGLPELVVHNETGYIAEIGDIERMAKYVIELLQNEKKYAVFSANSRARAVNNFDKNYIVPKYVKYYEKILNL is encoded by the coding sequence ATGAAAATTGGAATTACATGTTATCCAACTTATGGCGGTAGCGGAGTTGTAGCAACTGAGCTTGGAATAGCTCTTGCCTCAGAAGGTCACCAAGTCCATTTTATTAGTTACGCTCTACCCCGCAGGTTAAATAAATATATTGAGAATATTTACTTCCACGAAGTTGAAGTGAGTAACTATCCACTATTTGAACATTCCTTATATGGATTAGCATTGACAAGCAAAATATTGGAAGTAGCTCAATATGAAAGCCTAGACATACTTCATGTTCATTATGCTATTCCACATGCTGTTAGCGCATATTTAGCAAAGCAAGTTAAGAAAAAAATGGGCGGAGATTTTAAATTTATTACAACCTTACATGGGACTGACATCACACTTGTGGGACTTGAACCTTCTTTTATGCCATTAGTTAAGTTCAGTATTGAAGAAAGCGACGGAGTTACTGCGGTTTCAAGATTCTTAAAAGAAAAAACACTTACAAATTATAACATAAACAAAGAGATAGAAGTAATACATAATTTTGTTGACACAAATATTTATAAGCCAAATGAAAACAAATCCTTTAGAAAACACATTGGTTGCAATGGTGAAAAGATATTAGTACACACTTCAAATTTTAGACAAGTTAAACGAGTACCTGATGCTATTCGGATACTGCAAAAAGTAAAAAAAGAAATTCCATCAAAGCTGGTGTTAATTGGTGATGGACCTGACAGATCAGAATGTGAAAGACTTACAAGGGAATTAGATTTACAAAAGGATGTTATCTTTTTAGGCAAGCAGGATGGTCTGGCAGATATATTAAATGCATGTGATATTTTTATAATGCCTTCACAATCTGAAAGTTTTGGTTTAAGTGCCCTTGAAGCTATGGCTTGCGGGTTGCCAGTAGTTAGCACAAGTGTAGGAGGTTTACCAGAATTAGTAGTTCACAACGAAACAGGCTACATTGCTGAAATTGGAGATATCGAACGAATGGCAAAATACGTAATTGAATTATTGCAGAATGAAAAAAAATATGCTGTATTTTCTGCCAACTCACGTGCAAGAGCGGTAAATAATTTTGACAAAAATTATATTGTACCAAAGTATGTTAAATACTACGAAAAAATCCTAAACCTATGA
- a CDS encoding carbohydrate kinase family protein, translating into MKILLIGSTILDNIESPSLSLKPGGVFYNTLAFSFILKNTDELFLLTRYNSYLKSYYSKFAKKTNFSFSVESKNIPEVYLIIQNVDERSEVYKNISASLSINESIAFNQFDGIFINMTTGFDITLKDLFFIRKRFNGLIYFDVHTLARGIDEKGNRNFKKIENAKDWLANVDIVQANENELLTLSDSTNEFDIANEVLTFGPKILIVTKAQKGARLFYRKDNALNSYFVKAQQYQVVNKIGCGDVFGTVFFYFYIATKNIFNSLKKAVEAGSLSTTFTTFEEYERIKNVFG; encoded by the coding sequence ATGAAAATATTGTTAATTGGCAGCACAATACTAGACAATATCGAATCACCAAGTTTAAGCTTAAAACCTGGTGGTGTTTTTTATAATACTTTGGCATTTTCATTTATCTTAAAAAATACCGACGAACTGTTTTTGTTAACAAGATATAACAGCTACTTGAAATCCTATTACAGCAAGTTTGCTAAAAAAACTAATTTTTCATTTTCTGTTGAATCAAAAAATATACCGGAAGTATATCTAATAATTCAGAATGTTGACGAGAGATCTGAAGTTTACAAAAATATTTCTGCGAGTTTATCAATAAATGAATCTATTGCTTTTAATCAATTTGATGGAATATTTATTAACATGACTACAGGGTTCGACATTACCTTAAAAGATCTATTTTTTATTAGAAAGCGTTTTAACGGACTTATTTATTTTGATGTTCACACACTTGCTAGAGGTATTGATGAGAAGGGGAATAGGAATTTTAAAAAAATTGAAAATGCTAAAGATTGGCTTGCTAATGTAGATATAGTGCAGGCTAATGAGAATGAGTTGTTAACATTAAGCGACAGTACAAACGAGTTTGACATTGCAAACGAAGTATTGACTTTTGGTCCTAAAATATTAATTGTTACAAAAGCCCAAAAAGGTGCAAGATTATTTTACAGAAAGGATAATGCTCTAAACTCCTATTTTGTTAAAGCACAGCAATATCAAGTAGTTAACAAAATTGGGTGTGGAGATGTTTTTGGGACGGTTTTCTTTTATTTTTATATTGCTACAAAAAATATTTTTAACTCGCTTAAAAAGGCTGTAGAAGCAGGTTCATTATCTACAACTTTTACCACTTTTGAAGAATACGAGAGAATTAAAAATGTATTTGGCTGA
- the rfbD gene encoding dTDP-4-dehydrorhamnose reductase: MYLAEELIRKRIVIIGSNGLLGQHLVNFYKNNPRIELLAASASDNSCIDGVPYKKLDITNKNKVREVLLNFFPDVVINAAAYTDVDACETDREISWKINVGGTENLALYSWTVDALMIHISSDYIFDGKSGPYSEDDKPCPINYYGRTKLAAENTVRASGVRYCIVRTNVLYGSAKNNKTDFVKWVIKSLKSKKQINVVTDQINNPTFVDDAVNGINKLIEFKKEGIYNIAGGELLSRFDFAKKIAQFFDLDESLIKPIDSKQLKQAAPRPLKSGLITLKAQSEIAYRPTSLLNTLKRIKKDMNNVM; this comes from the coding sequence ATGTATTTGGCTGAAGAATTAATAAGAAAAAGGATAGTAATAATTGGTTCAAATGGATTATTAGGCCAACACCTGGTTAATTTTTACAAGAATAATCCGCGAATAGAATTACTGGCTGCCTCAGCTTCAGATAATTCTTGTATTGATGGTGTGCCGTATAAAAAACTTGATATAACAAATAAAAATAAAGTGAGAGAGGTACTTCTGAACTTTTTCCCGGATGTTGTAATTAATGCCGCTGCATATACTGATGTTGATGCATGCGAAACTGATAGAGAAATTTCTTGGAAAATAAATGTGGGTGGTACAGAAAATTTAGCCTTATACTCATGGACTGTAGATGCTCTAATGATTCATATTTCGTCTGATTATATTTTTGATGGAAAATCAGGTCCATATTCCGAAGATGATAAACCTTGCCCAATTAATTATTATGGCAGAACAAAATTAGCTGCCGAGAATACAGTGCGTGCAAGCGGAGTAAGATACTGCATTGTGCGTACAAATGTTTTGTATGGTTCAGCAAAAAACAATAAAACTGATTTTGTTAAGTGGGTAATTAAATCACTCAAATCAAAAAAACAAATTAATGTAGTTACTGACCAAATTAACAATCCAACTTTCGTTGACGATGCAGTTAACGGAATTAATAAATTAATTGAATTTAAGAAAGAAGGTATTTATAATATTGCTGGCGGCGAGTTGCTTTCTCGTTTTGACTTTGCTAAAAAGATAGCTCAATTTTTTGATTTAGATGAATCGCTGATAAAACCAATTGATTCAAAGCAGTTAAAACAAGCTGCTCCTCGGCCACTAAAATCCGGTTTAATTACCTTAAAAGCTCAATCAGAGATAGCTTATAGACCCACTTCATTGTTGAATACACTTAAGAGAATTAAAAAAGATATGAATAATGTAATGTAA
- a CDS encoding sulfite exporter TauE/SafE family protein codes for MNTTQLLILLLTGLLSGVLSGFVGVGGGIVVIPMLIFFLGYSQQLAQGTTLAMLLPPIGLLATINYYKAGYVDLKAAMLMVITFVIGSYFSSKVAVQIPTDLLRKIFAIFLFLVAIYLFIKK; via the coding sequence ATGAACACAACACAATTATTAATTTTACTTTTAACTGGATTGCTTTCTGGAGTTTTAAGCGGATTTGTTGGTGTAGGCGGCGGTATTGTAGTAATACCTATGCTAATTTTCTTTTTAGGTTATTCACAGCAATTAGCACAAGGAACTACACTTGCAATGTTGCTTCCACCAATAGGTTTGTTAGCAACAATAAATTACTACAAGGCTGGATACGTAGACCTAAAAGCAGCAATGTTAATGGTAATTACTTTTGTTATTGGCAGCTATTTCTCTTCTAAAGTTGCGGTGCAAATACCAACAGATTTGCTAAGAAAAATATTTGCAATTTTTTTATTCTTAGTGGCAATTTATTTATTTATAAAAAAATAA